gctttgaggttatgttatgatgttaacacttgtcagcaggggtaatttatggtttaccaagtgggtgggcaaaactggtttaaaggcttcttagccaataattggcttgacctagacaataaCGGTTTTTTCATACTGGTTCACAACACTAACACACACCAATAGAGATGGTTGATGATGCTCTTCTGCCATTCACTAACCAATTCACAATCCTTTTGTTTGCCCAATTTCTCTAATTTTTTGCGAAAACCTAGATGTATTCACCAGTTCTGATTATTGCAACAGGTACCACACAAGTATGTACCTTTTGCTACATGCCACGTATCGAAATAGATTTTGATGTGTGGGTGTGTTTCACATATCCATTTGTTGATCTGCTTATGCCTGTCTGTGACAAGTACATCAACTGCAAGGTTATGATGGCCTTGaagatgattttacagtaaaacattgctggagagtccactattataagagtggaaccctcgcttttagaagtctggatcccgagGTGGATCCGCCCCTCTAAgacaatattagctagctacctcacaaaaagctaaactggtaattacATCTATATAAAATTACTACCCagcattaataaatgctagagacaactccttgggtactacacctgttcaccctcatcttacgCACTCTCACTTCgttaaaatcacgtgtttggATTGTGGCACGCACCGCAACTATTAAGTGccacaactattaattatcctttgaAAGTAAATAGCATGGTGCAGCGGACAGAacgtaatcggaacaacagattcgtgaatccgccataattaccttggctgtctgaaatttctggagccgtacacctagcgctaccgggtcttacagcaggcaggcagatgaaatgtaggtgaatttagaaaattttaaaactcactgtacattgaaacattcaacttttcgcttcgtttacccaaggtacagcatcattataacagtactaatgcattccaggcattttttgttttgttttttcgGGTAAAACTGCCATTTTTAAGGTGTGAAAATCCACGAAATCATGATTTCTTACCaaaccctactatacagtactattgtactgtatgataaaatgtGTGAGGTCTTAAGGTAGAAGCATACCCTGAAAACACATAAAAATTTTTAGcctttcatgtaattatattatCAAGTTCTAGGGAAATTACATTATTGAGGTTGGAAAACGGTGGGCGTGGCTCAGTTTTTGCTCTATAGACACAAATATAGCTTGAAAATTGCACCATTATAGCTCTTTTTATGTATCTTACCTTTCATCAAACTGCTTCAGTCTTTTTTGCTGTCTATATTGAAGCAAGCTTAACTAGACTACGCATAAATATTAATAATTTTTGTCTTTGTTTGTGAGCGGTGCATGGACAAACACAGTAACCTCGATCCCACGGTGTTAAACATTGTAAACATTATCGCAATACTTAAATTATGCGCTACATTGCTATTTGTCATGTAAACATTAGTGCTGAAATCTCATTGGTTTGTTATCATTTCCTGTTTACCCAAAATTTCGGGAGACGACGCGATTTATTTTCCCATCACGTGATACTCGCCGATGTGATGATTCGCTCTGTTTTTCGGGCTGTTTGTCGACCGTTCTGAGTAGCAATGGATAGGGGTGAAGTGTCGAACAGTCGCAAAATATACTTTAGCAAAAAATCACAACGTTTTAGAGACTTGGCTCACAGTCGCTGGTCGATGCGCTTGCGCAGCCACGTGGTGAGTGATGTGAGCCCTGAGCATCCAGACACTGAGGGTGAAAATAATACTAATTTGGACGATAATAACCCTAGAACAAGGTTAGAAACACAGAGTGTGGTGATGGAGGATGGAAATGGTGTTAATTTGACCTATAACACTCCTAGAATAAGTTCAGAAACACAGAGGGTAGTGATGGAGGATGGAAATGATGGTAATATCCCTGGGACAAGCTCAGAAACACAGATGGAGGATGGAAATGATGTTAGTTTGACCTGTAACACTACTAGAATAAGTTCAGAAACACAGAGGGTAGTGATGGAGGATGGAAATGATGATGATATCCCTGGAACAAGCCCAGAAACACAAAACATAGTGATGGATGATGGAACAAGTTCAGAAGGACAGATTTTGATGAATGCCTACAACGGTGGAGTGCCACAAAGGAGTGTGAGTGTTACTGAACTATATGACATGACAAGCACTGAAAGTGACAGTACACTGTCAACAAGCGAAACTGACACTGTTGATAGTAGTTCAGAATATTGCCCCACCCCTTTGAAAAAGGCTCGTGCAAGTCCAGTTGAACTTGGTAATAGTGTGTTCTTATGCCAAGCTACACAACTCCAAGAATTTATTGACCAAATAAATGCCACTACAGTGTGTTACACGCCAGAATGTACTGGAAAACTCATCCCTATAAACGTTAAATTTTTAGGACTTGGTGGGTGTGCAATGGTAAAATTTAAATGTAGTGGTTGTGCTGAAAGAATGATTAATTTAACAAGTTCTGTTAATGTTGCATTTTCCAACCGCATGGCTTGCAGTTTGGCTATGCAAGTTGCATTTATAGCCAGTGGCTTGATGCATTCACAATACAATAAGGTTCTGAAGCAAGGCCTGGGCATGTCAGCGGTTAGTACTAAAAGCTTTTATGAAACAATTAAACTTCTACATCCTATTGTGAACACTATGATTAATGAGATGTGTGAAATGGCTAAAGGTGACATGAAATCACTTGATCCATCGGCTGTTGGCAGTTGGCAGCGGGCGATCACTACTTCAGATGGAGCATGGTTGACAAGAGGTAGGTACAGCCAAAACTGTACATTCACAATAAGAAACTATGTCACCAATTCATTGCTTTATTTTGTGCATTTGTGTATGAGAGGAAAAGGTGTGGATCAGGATCAACTGTATCGTGGCACTGCAAAAGGTGCAGAAGGGCATGCAGCTGATATTGCTTTTGGCCATGCTAAAGAAGAAGGCATGATGATAGAAGTGCAGTGGCAAGATGGGGACTCATCTTCTGCAAAAGCCTTTAGGATGCATTATACTGATGCACAAAAATCAAAGGTAATGCTTTGTGGTGGTCACGTTGCACGCTCACACACTAAACATCTTGGAGAAATAGCAAAGCAAAAA
The nucleotide sequence above comes from Dysidea avara chromosome 3, odDysAvar1.4, whole genome shotgun sequence. Encoded proteins:
- the LOC136249294 gene encoding uncharacterized protein, with the protein product MDRGEVSNSRKIYFSKKSQRFRDLAHSRWSMRLRSHVVSDVSPEHPDTEGENNTNLDDNNPRTRISSETQRVVMEDGNDGNIPGTSSETQMEDGNDVSLTCNTTRISSETQRVVMEDGNDDDIPGTSPETQNIVMDDGTSSEGQILMNAYNGGVPQRSVSVTELYDMTSTESDSTLSTSETDTVDSSSEYCPTPLKKARASPVELGNSVFLCQATQLQEFIDQINATTVCYTPECTGKLIPINVKFLGLGGCAMVKFKCSGCAERMINLTSSVNVAFSNRMACSLAMQVAFIASGLMHSQYNKVLKQGLGMSAVSTKSFYETIKLLHPIVNTMINEMCEMAKGDMKSLDPSAVGSWQRAITTSDGAWLTRGRYSQNCTFTIRNYVTNSLLYFVHLCMRGKGVDQDQLYRGTAKGAEGHAADIAFGHAKEEGMMIEVQWQDGDSSSAKAFRMHYTDAQKSKVMLCGGHVARSHTKHLGEIAKQKSFSETMQDVLKEKFPEVTTVKCHCPKRHKKNCGCLSKSFLRGARTNFFYCLLQAETDPQFFAARILALGKYHARDIHIWEGGHCDFHSMKVCSCGNCEGDTIACESEDYHSKNPLACPFHALAYEVECSNRASQAPQIIHTELGRGHSNYPEASHNVLIRYRSKDKYLHSIHYMLSTNMGLMQANMTWLNKKYGMSYHWLLELFRRLRLPLFDGMAAALQRGNEVRANNLERKKTEEAKENRTNWKKARVQEQEERKQWIRRQRIQHTYGSDDEDDGDDDDLSDNCDVANNELCATSSRKQGKCKCGSATHRITSHRDCPLNKNHQVRFEDESTASETEIICTCGSERGTHNRSCPLNPRNLTRL